A window of Microcystis aeruginosa FD4 contains these coding sequences:
- a CDS encoding shikimate kinase, translating to MDNSTDLNSLRGLSVFLLGMMGAGKSTLGELLSRRLQYRFFDTDILIERVAGKKIREIFADEGEATFRELETQVLAELSSLTKTVIATGGGMVLKPINWSYLRHGLMIWLDVPLEVLVKRLKQDTSRPLLESTDLESKLELLLEQRRGLYAEADLRIVVSDLDTPADIVEKILTAIPTVIKDFHPERDHN from the coding sequence ATGGACAATTCAACGGATTTGAACTCCTTACGGGGATTAAGTGTTTTTTTGCTAGGAATGATGGGGGCCGGCAAATCCACCCTGGGAGAGTTGCTTTCCCGACGTTTACAATATCGTTTTTTTGATACAGATATATTAATAGAAAGGGTCGCGGGAAAGAAAATCAGGGAAATTTTTGCCGACGAGGGAGAAGCGACTTTTCGGGAGTTAGAAACCCAAGTTTTGGCCGAATTATCCTCTCTGACTAAAACTGTGATTGCTACCGGGGGAGGGATGGTTTTAAAACCGATAAATTGGAGTTATCTTCGTCACGGTTTAATGATTTGGTTAGATGTTCCTCTGGAAGTCTTGGTTAAACGTTTAAAACAAGATACCTCTCGTCCCTTGCTTGAGTCCACTGATTTAGAAAGTAAACTGGAATTATTATTAGAACAAAGACGAGGACTTTATGCAGAAGCAGATCTTCGGATTGTTGTTTCTGACCTAGATACACCTGCTGATATCGTTGAGAAAATTTTAACAGCAATACCGACGGTGATTAAAGATTTTCATCCAGAAAGGGATCATAACTAA
- a CDS encoding cupin domain-containing protein, with protein MTAASIFDLPELIPDREILEILAQSQAIRLERIISTGQTTPIGQWYDQSDFEWVILLQGFAEISYEDGSRVNLQAGDYLLIPPHQKHRVELTSNNPPCIWLAIHYR; from the coding sequence ATGACAGCAGCTTCAATTTTTGATTTACCTGAACTAATTCCTGACCGAGAAATTCTGGAAATTTTGGCCCAAAGTCAGGCTATTCGTCTGGAAAGAATTATTTCCACTGGTCAAACCACTCCCATCGGTCAATGGTACGATCAATCTGACTTTGAATGGGTAATTTTATTACAGGGTTTTGCCGAGATTAGTTATGAAGATGGCAGCCGAGTTAATCTGCAAGCAGGGGATTATCTACTGATTCCTCCTCACCAAAAACATCGAGTCGAATTGACTAGCAATAATCCCCCTTGTATTTGGTTAGCTATCCATTATCGCTAG
- a CDS encoding PIN/TRAM domain-containing protein, with protein sequence MLDAVIILLFVFAIASIGYSGVDLLPVTVQSQISNIEALRWLSAGFASIIGLALGLVAQTTYRRLEIQVRQTPIEVILTRSVGLVIGLLIANLILAPIFFLPIPREFSFIKPIIAILGSVMFSYLGVSLADTHGRTFLRLINPNSMESILVAEGTLQAAATKVVDTSCIIDGRIEQLLDTGFVEGQILIPQFILQELQQLADGSNDQKRVRGRRGLDILNRMQQEFPDRIVIHPADYEDISTVDAKLVHLAQEINATLLTNDYNLSKVANLQKVTILNVNDLAQAVRPIYLPGDTLDLKILKAGKEPTQGIGYLEDGTMVVVEEGKDYLGGELRVVVTSALQTSAGRMIFAKPQNSLIA encoded by the coding sequence ATGCTTGATGCTGTCATAATTTTACTATTCGTCTTCGCTATTGCCAGTATTGGTTATAGTGGTGTGGACTTGCTGCCGGTTACTGTCCAGTCGCAAATCAGCAATATTGAAGCTTTACGCTGGTTATCGGCGGGTTTTGCCTCAATTATTGGTTTAGCCCTTGGTTTAGTTGCCCAAACTACCTATCGTCGTCTAGAAATCCAAGTACGACAAACTCCGATCGAAGTTATTTTAACCCGTTCGGTCGGTCTAGTTATCGGTTTGTTGATTGCTAATCTGATCCTAGCTCCGATTTTCTTCCTACCGATTCCCAGAGAATTCTCGTTTATCAAGCCGATAATCGCCATTTTAGGCAGTGTTATGTTTTCCTATCTGGGGGTTAGTTTAGCTGATACCCACGGTCGCACTTTTTTGCGTCTGATTAACCCCAATAGTATGGAATCAATTTTAGTGGCAGAGGGAACCCTGCAAGCGGCCGCCACCAAAGTTGTTGACACCAGTTGTATTATCGATGGTCGTATCGAACAATTGTTAGACACGGGATTTGTCGAGGGACAGATACTCATTCCCCAATTTATCCTTCAGGAATTGCAACAGTTAGCGGATGGCAGTAACGACCAAAAACGAGTTAGAGGAAGACGAGGATTAGATATCTTAAACCGGATGCAGCAAGAATTCCCTGATCGCATTGTCATTCATCCGGCCGATTATGAGGATATTAGCACTGTAGATGCTAAATTAGTCCATCTTGCCCAAGAAATTAACGCCACCTTGCTCACTAACGATTATAATCTCAGTAAAGTGGCCAATCTGCAAAAAGTCACCATCTTGAATGTCAACGATCTCGCTCAAGCAGTACGCCCGATCTACTTGCCCGGGGATACGTTGGATCTGAAAATTCTTAAAGCAGGAAAAGAACCCACCCAAGGCATCGGTTATCTAGAAGATGGCACGATGGTAGTGGTAGAAGAAGGAAAAGATTATCTAGGGGGAGAATTACGGGTAGTGGTGACATCTGCACTGCAAACCTCTGCTGGACGGATGATTTTTGCGAAACCCCAAAATTCCCTGATTGCTTAA